The genomic interval GATCCCTTGCGTACGGATCCCGTGCGTACGGATCTCGTGCGTACGGATCCGACGCGTGCGGACCCGACGCCGCGTCCTCCGCGAACACCCCGCCCGCGGAGGACGCCATCCAGCCATGCTTTTGATGCGCTCCTGACAATTCATCCGTCCCGTGGGACCCTCCCTCACGCACCCTCGAATCCGCTCGCAGCCGCTCGTGTCCGCACCGCTCGTCTGCCCGGACCGCGCCCACCGCGGTCCGGCCCCCCACATCGCCGCGCGACTCCCGCGCGGCCTGGGCAGAAGGAGTACGCGTGAGACGTCCCCGCCGTACCGCCGCCGGCATCCTCCTGGCCGCCGGCGCCACGCTCGCCGCAGGGATCCAGCCGATCACCGCCATCGCCGCCCCGGCCGGCCGGGCCGCCCCGGCCGTCGTCCACACCGCCGCGGCCTCGGCCGCCGACCACCAGAAGGTCCGTGACTTCTGGACACCGGAACGGATGCGCTCCGCCACGCCGCTCGACCCCCCGGCCGCCGCGCCGGGTGCCCGCACGGCGCCCCGGCCCCCGGGCCCCCTGTCCCTCGTCTCCACGGTCGCGCCCACCGCCCCGGCCGCGGCGCCGGGGCCGGACACCAAGGCGAACCCCCAGCCGGGCGGGGCGTGGACCGGCGGCGGTGCCGTCGTCAAGACCTCCGGCAGGGTGTTCTTCACCCTGGGGGACCGCACCGCCTCCTGCTCCGGTGACGCCGTCACCAGCCGGAACGGCAGCACCGTGATCACCGCCGGGCACTGCGTCAAGTACCAGGGCGCCTGGCACACCAACTGGACCTTCGTCCCCGCCTACCAGGACGGGCAGGCCCCGTACGGGACGTGGAGCGCCGCCAAGACGGCCTCCACACCCCAGTGGGTGGCCAGTGAGGACATCAACTACGACGTCGGCACCGCCGTCGTCGCCCCGCTCGACGGCAAGCGGCTCGCCGACGTCGTCGGCGCCCAGGGCCTCCAGTTCAACGGCGCCTACAACCAGGAGATGTACGCCTTCGGCTTCCCCGCCGCCGCGCCGTACGACGGCAAGCGGCTCATCTATTGCAGCGGGAAGACCGCCAAGGACTTCCTCTTCAGCAAGGACCACGGCATGGCCTGCAACATGACCGGCGGTTCGAGCGGCGGCCCGTGGTTCGCCTCGTTCGACGAGGCCACCGGCTCCGGCCTCCAGGCCTCGGTGAACAGCTTCGGCTACACCTTCCTGCCGAACCGGATGTTCGGCCCGTTCTTCGGCAACGAGGTCAAGAGCCTCTACGAGCAGTCGGCGGCGCAGAAGGTCTGAGCCCCCGCGCGAAAGCGACCGGCCGGACGCCCGGGACCGACCCGGGCCGGCCGGTCGATCACGTCCTCCCACGGTCCCTTGAGGTCCCTGAAGCCCTTCCGCCGCCCGGTCGCGATGTCACCTGACGGGTCGACACACTCTGGCGGCATTACGGCCCTTCGCGTCAAGGTTGACATCGACAGCGAACACACGGGCAACAGGAGGCACCTGAATGGACACCCCGCGGCCTGACAGCTCCCTCGTCGCACAGCTCAGCGAGCACGCCCTGGCCTACCTCCACTCCGCCGCGCTGCGCACGGCGGCCCGCATCGGCGTCGCCGACCACCTCGCCGAGGGGCCGCGCACCCCCGAACAGCTCGCCGGCCCGCTCGGCGTCAGCGGCCCCTACCTGCGCCGTGTCCTCCGCCTCCTGGCCACCCGCCAGATCTTCCGCGAGGACGCCGAAGGCGCCTTCCACCTGACCCCCGCGGCCGACCTCCTGCGCTCCGACGTCCCCTCCTCGATGAGACGAGGCGTCATCATGCTCACGGACGAGCTCTTCTGGACGCCTGCCGGGCGCCTGGAGGACACCGTGCGCGCGGGGCGCACCACCTTCGAGGACCTCTACGGAGCCCCCTACTTCGACCACCTCGCCCGCAGCCCCGAGGCGGCCGAGTCCTTCCACACGGGCATGGCCAGCGTGTCCGACGGCGACGACGCGGCCACCTGCGCCGCCTACGACTTCCCCGGGACCGGCACGGTCGTCGACGTCGGCGGCGGCCGCGGCGGCCTGCTGCGCCGCGTCCTCCTGGACAACCCCGGCCTCTCCGGCATCCTCTACGACCGCGCGGACGTCCTGCGCGACCACAGCCTCGGCATACCGGAGCTGGCCGGGCGCTGGCGCACCGAACCCGGCGACTTCTTCTCCTCCGTGCCGGCCGGTGCCGACATCTACCTGCTGAAGCGCATCCTGCACGACTGGACCGACGCGGAGTGCCTGACCATCCTGCGCGGCTGCCGCGCCGCCATGAAGGAAGGCGGCAGGCTCCTGGTCGTCGACACCGTCGTCGCACCCGGCAACGAACCCTCCTACGCCAAGGTCCTCGACCTCCTCATGATGGCCTCGCTCAACGGCCGCGAGCGCGGCGAGGAGGACTTCCGGCGGCTGTTCGCCGAGTCCAGGCTGGAACTGGCCGGCATCCGCCCGACGGACTCGTCGCTCTCGGTCGTGGTGGCCACGGCGGTCTGACGCGACGCCGGACCGCGACACCGGGCCCCCTCGCCCGTACGACATATGGCGCGGTGAAGCGGGCGATTCGGGGGAGACCCGGCCGTGCGTACATATCTGCTGGTATGGCCGCGGGGGGAAAGGGGGAAGACACGAGGTCTGGGCCCGGACCGAGGCCGTGGCCTCTACAGTTCCCGGGGATGGGTTGTGGCACCGGCCGGAAGGATGTGCGCTGTGAGTGAGCCTGTTCGGGGTTGCGTGCTGCTGTTGGACGGCACACCCGACCGGTCCCGGGGAGCGGTGCCGAACCCCACGGCGCACGCCCTGGCCGGCGCGGATCCCCGCCGCTTCCTCGCGGCCCCGTCCGTCGACGTGGTGCAGCTGCCCGGCGTCGCCGGCCCGCAGAGCGTGCTCGCCTACCTCCAGCACGCCGCCGCGAGTCCCGGCCCCCTGCTGGTCTGGGTGACCGGCCGGCTGATGGTGCCCTCGCGCCGGGCCAAGGAGCTGCACCTGGGGCTGTCCGGCAGCACTCCGGGCTCGGTCCGCTACACGGGCCTGCCCTGGGCGTGGCTCACCCGGACGCTCGGTGCCCATCAGGGGCCCCTGGTGGTGCTGCTGGACGTGGAGGCGGACGCCGCGGCGTGGCCGGAGGTGACCGCCGCGGCGAGCGGTGGTCAGCTGGCCGACGGGGTGCCCCTGTTCGGCGTCGTGACGCCCGCCCCGGCCACACCCTTCCGCGAAGCCGGCCCGTACACCTCCGCGTTCCTCGACGCCCTGCGTGCCGGGGACCCCGCCGGGGGACCCGTGCTCGACGTGGCGGCGGTGCACCGGCAGGCGCTCGACGTGGCGGCGCCGGGCGACGGGACGCTGACCCTCCAGTACGGCCCCGTGGGCCCCTTGCTGGCCAACCCGGCCGCCAGGCCGGCCCCGGTGGCCGCGCCCGCGCCCGTACCGGCACCGGTGCCCGCGCCCGTACCGGCACGGGAACCCGCCCCGGAGCCGGCGCGCGGTCCCG from Streptomyces albireticuli carries:
- a CDS encoding trypsin-like serine peptidase encodes the protein MRRPRRTAAGILLAAGATLAAGIQPITAIAAPAGRAAPAVVHTAAASAADHQKVRDFWTPERMRSATPLDPPAAAPGARTAPRPPGPLSLVSTVAPTAPAAAPGPDTKANPQPGGAWTGGGAVVKTSGRVFFTLGDRTASCSGDAVTSRNGSTVITAGHCVKYQGAWHTNWTFVPAYQDGQAPYGTWSAAKTASTPQWVASEDINYDVGTAVVAPLDGKRLADVVGAQGLQFNGAYNQEMYAFGFPAAAPYDGKRLIYCSGKTAKDFLFSKDHGMACNMTGGSSGGPWFASFDEATGSGLQASVNSFGYTFLPNRMFGPFFGNEVKSLYEQSAAQKV
- a CDS encoding methyltransferase, which translates into the protein MDTPRPDSSLVAQLSEHALAYLHSAALRTAARIGVADHLAEGPRTPEQLAGPLGVSGPYLRRVLRLLATRQIFREDAEGAFHLTPAADLLRSDVPSSMRRGVIMLTDELFWTPAGRLEDTVRAGRTTFEDLYGAPYFDHLARSPEAAESFHTGMASVSDGDDAATCAAYDFPGTGTVVDVGGGRGGLLRRVLLDNPGLSGILYDRADVLRDHSLGIPELAGRWRTEPGDFFSSVPAGADIYLLKRILHDWTDAECLTILRGCRAAMKEGGRLLVVDTVVAPGNEPSYAKVLDLLMMASLNGRERGEEDFRRLFAESRLELAGIRPTDSSLSVVVATAV